From Drosophila santomea strain STO CAGO 1482 chromosome 2R, Prin_Dsan_1.1, whole genome shotgun sequence:
TCGCCGCGCAAAATAGTTGTTCTCAGAACTACGGAATTACAACAACCATTCGCAATGCAAAGATGGGCTGATGCAATATTACCATAGTGATGAAATTACCATTCTGgtgaaataaccaaaaaagCATACCAACCACATACAAACGGTCACCACGCACAGCAGTTTGatgtttgaaatttttttttttttttttttttattggtatCATTTTATGAGTTGGGGTGTATGGATGATCCCGGTGCCTTATCAGCGATTGATGTACACTTATACGGTCATCACACGCAGCAACTTGTTGgtataatttttgtaaattgtcCTGCACAAGCGATCCCGGTGCCTTATCAGAGATTGATGTACACATATACGGTCGCCTGTGAAGCAATTTGAActtggttttgtttgtttcttttgctttaTTTGCACTTGGACGTCATTATGTTTCAATAactttttacttaatttattatttcacCACTCACTACTAAAATCCCCACAACCACTGCCGTCACATGTTCATCACCTCTCTAGAATTAGAACGATAAGCGTAGTGGGCATTGTTAATCCCTTGTCCGTAGTCCGCCAGTTACAATCCTGTGGCCGGGGGAGGAAAAGCTTTCAAAAAAACAACTGTGCAGTTCGGGGTATGAAACGAGAAGGAATCtctttattacaaaaaattatatgctTAGGCAAAATGTCTCTTCGGCCGAGTTCGTGTTGGCGATCTTCGTTAAAACTCCTCGGCTCTGGATTTGTTGCCGGGTCGGTGTTGTTTCCCTGTGGCCGGGGAGAGGGGCATGTTAACTCGCACTCAATAACATATGCTACACATTCGAAAAATCAGACCAATTATGAGccatcaaataaaattttcgaaTGTTTGCAAAagattttttttgcttaaaattaaaattatgatGTTATCTTATAAGTAGgctctttaaaaattatacGTAAGTACGCTCTTGTTTAGAAACGGTGAAACAAgacagaaaactgaaaactgccGTTACTTGACACTTTTATGTTGCGTTGCTTCTTCGCAATTTATTCATTTGATTTGGATTCGGCGAGCGACGCACATGTCCGCAATGGACtttcaaaatataaaattttaattcgcGGAAGGACTTCTTGGTGGCTccaaattattaattacaaaagAAGATAAGCtaatttattgcaaaaatAAGTGCTTAAAAAGTGGTGAAACAGCCTATTCATGGCGCGAAAAAACTTGCAAAGCTCGTGTTTATCTGAGTTATGAAGAAGCTCGTGTTTATTCGAAGAGTGAGGTGCCATATCATAATCACGGTATCCAAGAACAATTAATGGACAAAATGGGTATAGTTTGCGAGATAAAAAAACGATGCACAGTGACCgatgaaaaaaatttttaacgACGTTTTGGCCGAGTAAGTGCTCATGCATTTCCTGaaactattttttaatttttgcattttgttagaTTTACTGAAGGAGAAGGTCCTAAAATAGAGCTTGCTTATGACCAATGCAAGCGTACGATGCAAAGGAAAAGGCAACCAGTAATGCCGAAATCGCCTACTACTTTTGAGGAGCTACGAGTGGCATACAATATTGATTCGATTATGAGTCAGTTTGGTATGACTAAAGCAAATCCagccaaaacattttttaggCATTTGCATCATTCGGATGCATTTTCATATGTAATTTTCGCTTCTGCAAAAACTATTTCACTAATGGAAGAAAAAATCACAGTTAgtgaattttcaatttgatgatatatttttaattttatttaatttcattatgtTTTTAGAATACACCTTTCATCTTTGCTCTAATGTCgagaaaaacagaaatttgCTAcctacatttatttacatatattgATAGTAATATTTGTAATCTGGATGGAGCATCGTTCATGTCGGACTATAAAAAGGCGCTGCGTAATGCGATTAGAAGTTTGAATCCTTCCACTAGATTTTACGCATGCTGGTTTCATTTCTGCCAGGCGTGTAAAAAAAACGCCAAAAAAATTAGTGGGTTCGAAGTTGAAACCAAACGCAACAGGAGTTTCTACACAATTTTTATGAAGTTTCTCCATCTTCCTATGCTTCTACCCAATTTAATTGAACCAACTTTCGCCATACTAAAAAAAGAAGCTTTTGttcttaacaaaaatatttttcaacgcTTTTTGACTTATTATGATAAGCAGTGGCTAAAATCTGTAAGTAAATAGATTCAGCTTCAAAACAATTCAAAACAATTATCTTTAAATCGATTGACaacttacatttttattcTAAAAACAGGAAGGACCTGACCGCATTTCCGTTTTTAAGAGAGCCCTCAGAACGACAAGTTCTCTTGAGGcctacaatttaaatttaggGAATAAAATTCACACCAAAGGACATTTCTTCTTCAAAAAGTCGAGAATTCGCGCTTTTATTTCAAAATGGAGGAAATGCCCCACAAAAGCGTTATTTAAAGGTAAGTACGCTTTTTAAAGTTTCAACCAAAAGCATAAGTACATATTTCAAacttatttcttttttacagGACCGTTCTCAAAAAATAATGGATGCGATGGATCTTTTGGAGTCAAAAGAAATTGATGTGCAAGGATTCTTGTCTCGAACCCTTGCCTTAAATGATCGCTTCAAAAATCAGGatctttttaataattttgcaCTCGAAAACGAAGGCCTCAGATTGGAGAACATGGCGGCTCTGAGTATTTCGGAATCATCGGTTTCCTTGAATGATTCGAATCTCAGCCAAATGTCAGAGTCGGAAATAACCCAACAGAATCCATGTAATGTGTGCTTAGTCAGCCCAAAATCTGTTTTGTTGCGACCTTGCAAACCATCTAAACGTCTGCAATCAGTGTTGGGATTGCATATTACAGAAAGCACAAGCTATTagaaatgtatatatttatacataaaagaattgcattgcaattgttgtcataattggaaaaaaaatgttattatttttgtttaattaataaatattaaaatgttgatTATTTTGATCTTTTTTCGTGCTTATACTTATGTTTCTTCAATTAATTCAGTATTTTATATTACGTGAGCTAATTTAGAACCgacattaaattgaaaatgagaattaatttttaaacgaTATAAGTTGGCGGCGAAATAATGTCGTTTTTATCTTATATTATGACGTTTTGGCACGGCGGAATTATAGCGGCGGACTTATGTCGTTACCCCGCTTGGTGTTCCGGATTCCATTCGAACTTCTGTCCTTCTCTAGTCAGATTCTGGATTGCCAGGCCGTAAAGTTGGGTATAAACCATCTGTACCACGACGCCATCCCCAGAAAGCTATGTACCTCCTTTGTCGTAGTTGGAGTCGATATGTCCTGAATCGCCGATACCTTCTCTGGGTCGGTTCTGATTCCACGGTCGCTCACTACGTGCCCAAGGTATTTGAGTTTCTTTTGAAAGTGACATTTATCCGGGTTAATCCGCAAGTTGGACCGTTGCAATCTCTTGAAGACTTCCTGcagtttttccaagtgctccTTCTTATCTCGCCCGATCACAACGATATCGTCCAAGTATGCGAACGCGAACGGTTCCATTTCGGGTCCGATGATCGTGTCCAGTGCTCTCTGAAA
This genomic window contains:
- the LOC120446179 gene encoding uncharacterized protein LOC120446179, yielding MSDYKKALRNAIRSLNPSTRFYACWFHFCQACKKNAKKISGFEVETKRNRSFYTIFMKFLHLPMLLPNLIEPTFAILKKEAFVLNKNIFQRFLTYYDKQWLKSEGPDRISVFKRALRTTSSLEAYNLNLGNKIHTKGHFFFKKSRIRAFISKWRKCPTKALFKGPFSKNNGCDGSFGVKRN